The Henckelia pumila isolate YLH828 chromosome 2, ASM3356847v2, whole genome shotgun sequence genome includes a window with the following:
- the LOC140878052 gene encoding pectinesterase-like, translated as MNLHLLGDGMDRTVISGNLSTNMGYTTFLTATVKIIADGFVDKGVAFENTAGVNMNQSVALANEGRNSAFYKCRFSGYQDTLYVKHGIQFFRECHIYGTVDFIFGDASALFQNCSVYARRPRQGQSNTITAQKRESEEHVTGIVLQNCKIDAAPDLQPMLNVSTYLGRSWRNYSTTVIMQSYLGELI; from the exons ATGAACCTGCACTTACTGGGAGATGGAATGGACAGGACGGTAATATCCGGGAATCTAAGCACAAACATGGGCTACACAACTTTTCTGACAGCAACAGTTA AGATCATTGCCGATGGATTTGTGGACAAAGGAGTAGCATTCGAAAACACTGCTGGTGTTAACATGAACCAGTCAGTGGCCCTGGCAAATGAAGGCCGAAATTCTGCATTTTACAAATGTCGATTTTCTGGTTACCAAGATACATTGTATGTCAAACATGGCATCCAATTTTTCAGGGAGTGCCACATTTATGGCACCGTGGATTTTATCTTTGGTGATGCAAGCGCCCTCTTTCAAAATTGCAGTGTCTATGCCCGCAGACCTCGGCAAGGGCAGTCGAATACCATCACGGCTCAAAAAAGAGAATCAGAAGAACATGTTACAGGCATCGTGCTTCAAAACTGCAAGATTGATGCTGCACCAGATCTGCAGCCGATGTTGAACGTGAGCACTTATCTCGGCAGGTCGTGGAGGAACTACTCCACGACAGTGATCATGCAGAGTTACTTGGGTGAACTgatttga